The DNA region TTAGCGCTTAAGCTTTGATCCATCTTTTGGTCAAGGAACATCGGCTACAAATATGCGATCCTTATTACAATAGGGAGTTGCACTATTCAACTTGATGATTTTATTCGGTGGAGATCCGCACGGTGATTTTAGATCTGTGATTCAGGCAGTCAAAACATATTCTCCGCAAGCAGTCGTGTTGCTAGGTGATTTTGACTTAGAGCGATCGCTAGAAGAAGAATTATCTGCCATCCTAAATAAAACCGAAATTTGGTTCATCCACGGTAATCACGACGCGGATCAAGACCGTTGGTACGACAATTTATTTTCATCAAGATTAGCGCACCGTAATTTACACGGTCGCGTTGTCAAAATTGCTGGCGTGCGTATCGCTGGATTGGGCGGCGTGTTTCGCGCGAAAATCTGGCGTCCTCCCGCTGCACCACGATTTTCTAGTCCGAATGACCTATTATCAATTTGTGGTAAAGGCGAACGTTGGCGTGGTGGCATTCCGCGCAAACACCATGCAAGTATTTTTTGGCAACACTATGCAGCGCTTTGGCATCAGCAAGCAGATATTTTGGTGACGCATGAGGCACCTTCGTGCCATCGCTACGGTTTTAAAGAACTTGATGACCTAGCTGTATCACTAGGAGTCAAATGTGTCTTTCACGGTCATCATCACGAACATTACACAAAAGCAATCGGTAACGGCAAGATTACCGTACATGGTGTGGCTAAAGCTGGAATATGCGATCAAGAGGGAAAAGTCCTCATCCCAGGTCAATTAGATGCATATAGTAAGCAAAAAGTCAATAGTTAGTTTGCCTTTATGGTAGGGCGTTCTACAGCAATTCCTTCACGCAGTCCCACAGCAATTTTACTGTGCTTTTCAATTTGTCCCATTACTTGCTTGGCACGTTGAATTACGACAGCTGGCAGTCCGGCTAAGCGTCCGGCTTCAATACCATAGGATTTATCCGCACCCCCTGGCTGAACCTGATGTAAAAAGATAATTTGATCGGGTAATTCCTTCACAGTGACTTGGTAGTTGGCTACGTTCGTCAAAATTGAAGCAAGTTCGTTTAACTCGTGGTAGTGTGTTGCAAAGATTGTCCGCGCTTGAATTTCAGTTGCTAAATATTCTGCTACCGCCCAAGCAATCGAAAGACCATCAAACGTTGCTGTACCTCTACCAATTTCATCTAACAGCACAAGCGATCGCCGCGTGGCATGATTGAGAATATTTGCAGTTTCGTTCATCTCAACCATAAACGTTGATTGACCTGTTGCTAAGTCGTCTACTGCACCGACGCGCGTAAAGATGCGATCGCAAATTCCCAATCGTGCGGAACTTGCGGGAACAAAACTTCCCACCTGCGCCATTAACTGAATTAATCCTACTTGACGCAAATAACAACTTTTACCACTGGCGTTTGGTCCTGTGAGAATAATGAGATCGGGGGATTGATCGTCGCTACTACCCAAAAACGTAGAATTGGGGACAAAAAAACCCGCAGGTAAAGACTTTTCCACGACAGGGTGACGCCCATCGATAATATTAATTTCTCGCCCTTCCACCATTTCTGGACGGCAGTAACCTTGATGAACTGCGACTTCAGCTAAACCACATAGCACATCTACGGCCGCTACCGCACGCGATATGTTGCGAATCAATTCTGCGTGTTCGGCAACTTCACTGCGTAATTGAGTAAAAACTTCATACTCTAAGCGATTTAAATCGTCTCTAGCGCTGAGAATACGACTTTCGCGTTCTTTCAACTCAAGAGTAATGTAGCGTTCTTCGTTCGTTAAAGTTTGCTTGCGGATGTAATGCTGAGGAACTTGATCGGCTTTACTGCGAGAAATACTGATGTAATAACCAAACGTTTTGTTGTAACCTACTTTTAGTGTAGGAATTTCTGTCTTAAAGCGTTCCTCGACTTCCAAATTCGCGATCCACTGCTGATCCGCTTCTACGGTAGTGCGTCTTTCATCGAGTTGTGAGTGAACACCAGGGCGAATCAAGCCACCTTCCGAAAGGAGAATTGGTGGTGACTCAACAAGATAATTGCGGAGTTTCCTACCTAGTTCTTCTAATACAGCAGGGACTTTTTGCAACGCCCGTAGGTAAGGCGATCTTGCTGTTTCCACAATCCGCGCGATTTCGGGAAGTCTAGCTAACGAATCTGCTAGAGCAACAAGGTCTCTTGCATTTGCACTGCCGGAACCTGCACGACCTGTTAGTCTTTCTAAGTCATAAATTTGTCGCAAACAACTGCGTAAATCTTGCCGTAGTGAACTATCTTCGATTAATTCCTCAATTGTGTCTTGTCGAGCATGAATACCCTTGATATCAATCAGTGGTTGCAAAAACCAACGACGCAAAGCGCGTCCACCCATTGCGGTATTTGTACAATCTAATGCCCACAGCAACGAACCATGAAACGTCCCATCGCGCACTGTTTGCGTAATTTCTAAATTGCGCCGACTTTGGTGATCCAGTATCAAGTAATCGCTAATTGTGTATGTGCGTAAAGCTTGTAACGCGATCGGGTTTTCTTTTTGCGTTTCTTCTAGATACTGCAACAACCCACCCGCAGCCCTTACTGCAAGCGGAAGATGTTCGCACCCTAATCCTTCCAACGATCGCACGCGAAATTTTTGAATTATGCGTTGTCGCGCTTCTGATTGCGTAAACGCCGTATGCGATCGCAAGGCGTAGCAAAATGCAGGTGGTAAACACGCTGGTAAATGCTCGGAAGTTTCTCCAGGACGTAGTAAACTGCCTAAATCTGGCGCATTCGTCGGAACTAAAACCTCTGATGGTTGCAACCGCATCAATTCCTGCGTTAGTTGCTCTAAATTACTTTCTTGTGTCGTCAAAAATTCGCCAGTAGAAATATCTGCATACGCTAACCCCCAGTGATTACCCGCAATGACAACTGCTGCTAAAAAGTTATTGCGTCGTGCTTGCAGCATTCCGTCATCTAGAAGTGTTCCTGGAGTGAGTACCCGCGTCACTTCTCGACGCACTTGACGATGTTGGGCAGCGGCGATTTCTGCATCTTCAACTTGGTCGCAAATTGCGATCGCATACCCCTTTTCAACTAGCATCGCACAATACCGCTCTAATGCATGATGCGGCACTCCTGTCATAGGTACGCGCCCAATTTCCTTTCCTCCCTCTTTACTCGTCAGCACCAGTTCTAATTCTCGCGACACTGTCAGCGCATCGAGAAAGAAGGTTTCAAAAAAGTCTCCGCATCGATAAAGTAGTATAGTATTCGGATATTGCTCTTTCACTTGCACAAAGTGCTGATACATCGGTGAAAGTTTGGTGATATCCAGTTTCCGATAATCCGCATTACGCAGCATCGGCTTGCCATCAAGTTCTGTGGAAGTAGATGCAGAGGAGAAATTGTTCATCGCAGTCAACAATCAGTTATACGCCGTAGCCTTTACTTAATTTACTGTAGATAATCTATAGCTATGATTTTTTTTTACTGATAGTCATCATAACGTAGGGCAAGATATGTTAGTTTTATCGGATAACTTAATCTACTACTACACTTTTTTATAAAATTATGCGACTCTAAATTTTACTAATAAATTATACTATAATAATTTTGCTGAATCTTAGTTTCACCCAATAGAATATTAAAATAATATTTATATTTTGGAGAATATCTTTACAGATTTTTTCTTTTTGTCCTAGTCTAATGCCTTCGCTAAGCTAGCGCTGCGCTAACGATAAACCTTAGGGGAAACATGCTCTTTGTGTTTCGTTTAAAACAATCATGATTAATATAAATATTAATAAATAAGAAAGAATATAGGTATTAGGATTTAATATTGGTAGTTTATCTTAAATTAATATTAACAGCAGTAGTTTGGGGCGGTACATTTATTGCAGGAAGAGTCATTGTTCAAGATTTAGAACCTTTTTCTGCTGCATTCTGCCGTTTTGCTGTTTCTTCAATTTGTTTACTTTTTCTCACGCTCAAGCAAGAAGGACAGTTACCGCGTCTTCATCGAAAGCAACTCATACAAGTTATTTTACTAGGTATGACAGGGGTATTCACCTACAATGCTTTCTTTTTTCTTGGCTTACAAACCATTGCTGCTAGCCGCGCAGCGTTGATTGTCGCTTTAAACCCAACGTTCATTGCGCTTGGTTCTGCATTGTTTTTTAAAGATAAACTTACAATTTTAAAAATAATAGGAATTATTACTTCTTTAACAGGAGCAGCTTTAGCAATTAGCAGAGGAAACGTAGTCAACATTTTAGATGATAATCTAAGTATAGGAGATTTATTTCTATTTGGCTGTGTCTTTAGCTGGGTTGCATATACGCTAATTGGTAAACTAGCAATGCAACAACTTTCGCCTATAGTTGCTACTACTTATGCTTGTTTAATTGGCACAATTGCCTTATTTTTTCCTGCGTTACCAGAAGGAATCTTACAACAATTTTTTCAAATTAATTTTGTTACTTGGTTAGTGATTTGGTATTTAGGTTTTTTAAGTTCGGCGCTGGGTTTTATTTGGTATTCTGAAGGCGTTAGAGTAATAGGTCCTGCAAAAGCAGCTATTTTTATTAATTTAGTACCAGTATCAGCAATTTTGCTAGCAGCAGTTTTATTACAAGAAGAAATTACTTTAAGTCTTCTAGTAGGTGGGATTTTGGTAATTATGGGCGTATTTTTTACAAATAAAGCTTAAGTTTAATAAAGTCCAGCAAAATTTTTTGGTGAGGTGTACCTAAGGGTTTAGTATCTTGAGCTTTTTCAGAGTAGCATTCACCTTGTAAAATGTGCTCAGGTGTTAATAAACCCAAATCCCACCCTTCATAAAGAACCAGTTGATCGAGTTCTACGGTTAAAGGCGCGTGATAAACATGACGTACAACTCTTGTATCAGAATAGCAGCCGAATTTAGATATTATAGGTGGAGTGTAGCTAATTTCTTCTTGAAGTTCTCGGACAACAGCAACATCAGGAAATTCTCCAGATTCGATGTGACCACCGAATAGACCCCAATGACCAGGATAGAGGATTCCAGGAATATCGTCGCGTAATTGCATGAGAAATTGATTTTGGCGATAGAGAATAGCGATCGCAACACTAAATTGTTCGCTCATCGATCACTTTGCAGGGATACGTTCGATTTGGCGGTGTTCTTCGACATAAGCTTCACCAAAATCTTGTTCTGCAACGGGAATACTGTGATAGCGTAGCTTTCCTTCGATTAAGACGCGATCCTCAAGTTGAATATTGCGTTGATTCGTTAATACCCAAATTGTGCCACTAGTGTCTTCGACTTGGTAAGCTAACCAATCAACTAGAGGAACCAGTGCCGCGACTCTACCCTGAACATAAATTGTTTTGTCTTGATCGCGTGTAGGCTCGATATCAGCAATTTGGGAAATATCAACTCCAAAACCCACATTATTGATGCTGTTGAGTGCAGATGGTACGCTGCTACAGCCTAGTAAACCAGTCAGTAAGAGAGAAGGCAAAATGTGGAGAGGTTTGAGTTGTGGCGCGATCGCCTGACGAAGAAATAGCATAGTCACTGGCACCATCACAACTAACAAAGAGTAGATTTCAATCGTATGCAAAGAAATGGCGATCGCCCAGTATTGTTAGAAAAAATTAGGGGCAAGGTATTGTCTTGCCCGTAAAAATCAGAGTTAAATAGTAAGATTTTGATGCAAGAACGTGGTCGTATCAAGTAGCCTGGCGAAAAGAAGGTGCCAAAAATAGTTATGAAGCAAACACAGTTACTCGATGGTAAAGCTTTGGCGCAACGTCTGCAAAGCGAACTCAAAGAACAAATTCAAAAACAAACTTTAATTGGACGCCCACCAGGATTAGCAGTATTAATGGTAGGGGATAATCCCGCAAGCGCCGCGTATGTCCGCAATAAAGAACGTGCTTGCACAAATGTGGGGATTGCTTCGTTTGGGCAACATTTCGGGGTAGAAGTTACGCAATCACAACTAGAAGAGACTATTCACCGTCTTAATCAAGATGAGCGAGTTGATGGCATTTTAGTACAGTTACCTTTACCCGAACATCTAGATGGAGTTGCATTATTACATCAAATTGATCCTGATAAAGATGCAGATGGATTGCATCCTACGAACTTAGGAAGACTCGTGCGCGGCGAACAAGGGTTGCGTAGCTGTACTCCCGCCGGAGTGATGCGATTGTTGCAAGAATATCAAATTCCACTTAAAGGTAAACAAGCGGTTGTTGTGGGGCGCAGTATTTTAGTTGGTAAGCCTTTGGCTTTGATGCTCCTCGAAGCCGATGCGACAGTAACAATTGCGCATTCGCGATCGCCAGATTTAGGGTCAATTACACAATCTGCTGATATTTTAGTTGGTGCTGTCGGTCGTCCAGGACTGATTACAGCAGATATGGTAAAATCTGGGGCGGTTGTTGTCGATGTCGGAATTACTCGCGTGACGGATGCGAGTGGTACTAGCCGCTTAGTCGGTGATGTAGACTTTGACGCGGTGCAAAATGTCGCCGAATATATTACTCCGGTTCCTGGAGGG from Chroogloeocystis siderophila 5.2 s.c.1 includes:
- a CDS encoding metallophosphoesterase family protein; amino-acid sequence: MILFGGDPHGDFRSVIQAVKTYSPQAVVLLGDFDLERSLEEELSAILNKTEIWFIHGNHDADQDRWYDNLFSSRLAHRNLHGRVVKIAGVRIAGLGGVFRAKIWRPPAAPRFSSPNDLLSICGKGERWRGGIPRKHHASIFWQHYAALWHQQADILVTHEAPSCHRYGFKELDDLAVSLGVKCVFHGHHHEHYTKAIGNGKITVHGVAKAGICDQEGKVLIPGQLDAYSKQKVNS
- the mutS gene encoding DNA mismatch repair protein MutS, with the translated sequence MLRNADYRKLDITKLSPMYQHFVQVKEQYPNTILLYRCGDFFETFFLDALTVSRELELVLTSKEGGKEIGRVPMTGVPHHALERYCAMLVEKGYAIAICDQVEDAEIAAAQHRQVRREVTRVLTPGTLLDDGMLQARRNNFLAAVVIAGNHWGLAYADISTGEFLTTQESNLEQLTQELMRLQPSEVLVPTNAPDLGSLLRPGETSEHLPACLPPAFCYALRSHTAFTQSEARQRIIQKFRVRSLEGLGCEHLPLAVRAAGGLLQYLEETQKENPIALQALRTYTISDYLILDHQSRRNLEITQTVRDGTFHGSLLWALDCTNTAMGGRALRRWFLQPLIDIKGIHARQDTIEELIEDSSLRQDLRSCLRQIYDLERLTGRAGSGSANARDLVALADSLARLPEIARIVETARSPYLRALQKVPAVLEELGRKLRNYLVESPPILLSEGGLIRPGVHSQLDERRTTVEADQQWIANLEVEERFKTEIPTLKVGYNKTFGYYISISRSKADQVPQHYIRKQTLTNEERYITLELKERESRILSARDDLNRLEYEVFTQLRSEVAEHAELIRNISRAVAAVDVLCGLAEVAVHQGYCRPEMVEGREINIIDGRHPVVEKSLPAGFFVPNSTFLGSSDDQSPDLIILTGPNASGKSCYLRQVGLIQLMAQVGSFVPASSARLGICDRIFTRVGAVDDLATGQSTFMVEMNETANILNHATRRSLVLLDEIGRGTATFDGLSIAWAVAEYLATEIQARTIFATHYHELNELASILTNVANYQVTVKELPDQIIFLHQVQPGGADKSYGIEAGRLAGLPAVVIQRAKQVMGQIEKHSKIAVGLREGIAVERPTIKAN
- a CDS encoding DMT family transporter → MVVYLKLILTAVVWGGTFIAGRVIVQDLEPFSAAFCRFAVSSICLLFLTLKQEGQLPRLHRKQLIQVILLGMTGVFTYNAFFFLGLQTIAASRAALIVALNPTFIALGSALFFKDKLTILKIIGIITSLTGAALAISRGNVVNILDDNLSIGDLFLFGCVFSWVAYTLIGKLAMQQLSPIVATTYACLIGTIALFFPALPEGILQQFFQINFVTWLVIWYLGFLSSALGFIWYSEGVRVIGPAKAAIFINLVPVSAILLAAVLLQEEITLSLLVGGILVIMGVFFTNKA
- a CDS encoding NUDIX hydrolase, whose translation is MSEQFSVAIAILYRQNQFLMQLRDDIPGILYPGHWGLFGGHIESGEFPDVAVVRELQEEISYTPPIISKFGCYSDTRVVRHVYHAPLTVELDQLVLYEGWDLGLLTPEHILQGECYSEKAQDTKPLGTPHQKILLDFIKLKLYL
- the folD gene encoding bifunctional methylenetetrahydrofolate dehydrogenase/methenyltetrahydrofolate cyclohydrolase FolD, translated to MKQTQLLDGKALAQRLQSELKEQIQKQTLIGRPPGLAVLMVGDNPASAAYVRNKERACTNVGIASFGQHFGVEVTQSQLEETIHRLNQDERVDGILVQLPLPEHLDGVALLHQIDPDKDADGLHPTNLGRLVRGEQGLRSCTPAGVMRLLQEYQIPLKGKQAVVVGRSILVGKPLALMLLEADATVTIAHSRSPDLGSITQSADILVGAVGRPGLITADMVKSGAVVVDVGITRVTDASGTSRLVGDVDFDAVQNVAEYITPVPGGIGPMTVAMLLQNTFTSYLQRHQ